The window CCGGATTGTTGGAGATGGATATAAATTTGATATCCAGGATATCGACAGACTGGATACTTCTTTCCAGGTATTTCCCGATATTCATGAAACTCCTGATCTCACCTCTTTCCATGGTGCTCTCCGCGGTACCATAATACAACATTACCTGTTTAATCAGTATATCCAGTGCAGTAATGGGATCCCCCTTCTGAACATGCCATAGCAGCTTAGGATCCTTAACCGTATGGTAATATTCATTCAGGCATTGCCATAAATCTTTGGCAATATGTTCCTGTACACTTCTGGCATTTTCTCGTGCCAGAGTGATTATGTTCAGGATAGAATTTGGATTTTCCCGGTCAAAGAGAAGATATTCGACTACTGCACGACTATCGTTTTTCATCGCAGAAATCTCTTCCTCATCCCCTCCTGATGAGATCCGGATCACAGGGTCCCATGTAAATTCATGAATGGTATCCTGTGAAGAAGCATAATTTATTTTTAGCATCCTTAAGATTCCATCACTACGCTCCACATACCTGCTTAACCAATATAAACTTGATGCTACTCTACTTAACATAAGGCTGATAATTTAAGATGATAAAACCCAGGTATCTTTACTGCCACCTCCTTGCGAACTATTTACAACCAGTGAACCTTCTTTCAAAGCAACCCTTGTCAGCCCTCCCGGAACTATGGATATTCCCTCCGGTCCATACAGTGCATAAGGCCTTAAATCTACCCGCCTTGGCTGTAAAATACCATCCATGTAACATGGAGCGGTTGACAGGCTGATCGTTGGCTGGGCAATAAAATTTCTCGGGTCTTTTAATATTTCCTTTTTATAGGCTTCTATTTCCTGTTCAGAGGCAGCATGTCCCATTAACATGCCATAACCACCACTTTCATTGGTCTTTTTAATCACCATTTTGTGCATGTTTTCAAAAACATACTCCTTTTCATCAGGGTTGCCCAAGCTAAAAGTAGGAACGTTTTTTAAAAGGGGCTCCTCGTTGAGATAATACCGGATCATATCAGGCACATAACTGTAAACTGCCTTATCGTCTGCTACCCCATTTCCAACTGCATTGATAATGGCTACATTTCCTTTTCGGTAAGCACTCATTAGTCCTGCCACACCCAATACGCTGTTTGGATTAAATACCAATGGATCTATGTAATCATCATCTACCCTGCGGTAAATCACATCAACCTGCTGTAACCCCGTGGTGGTTTTCATAAATACCTTTTGGTCACGGATAACCAGATCCCGGCCTTCAACCAGTTCAACTCC is drawn from Pedobacter sp. HDW13 and contains these coding sequences:
- a CDS encoding alpha-E domain-containing protein, encoding MLSRVASSLYWLSRYVERSDGILRMLKINYASSQDTIHEFTWDPVIRISSGGDEEEISAMKNDSRAVVEYLLFDRENPNSILNIITLARENARSVQEHIAKDLWQCLNEYYHTVKDPKLLWHVQKGDPITALDILIKQVMLYYGTAESTMERGEIRSFMNIGKYLERSIQSVDILDIKFISISNNPDLLTDTSYWKHLLLSLGGYELYLKSYREGFGAENVLELVMLNHDFPRSAIYSVNNIQRYFERLKSEKNLEHYSSLSFNIGRLNSNITYSSVYSMKEEGLHNYLVKVRSELFGIGNLLNEYYFANS